One Frankia alni ACN14a DNA window includes the following coding sequences:
- a CDS encoding DsbA family protein, whose protein sequence is MTSATFAITWDYRCPFARNAHEHVLTGLAAGADWNVSFIPFSLGQAHVEEGQPSVWEKPEQDSGILALQAGVVIRDEYPDLFPAAHRALFAARHDEGRHLEDRAVIRETLTAVGLPADEVLARVDEGGLARVQAEHERYVASHSVWGVPTFIADDQAVFVRLMNRAPLGAEAAPSVRAVERVVDQLTGWPELNEFKHTSIPR, encoded by the coding sequence ATGACCTCCGCCACGTTCGCGATCACCTGGGATTACCGCTGCCCGTTTGCGCGCAACGCGCACGAACACGTGCTTACCGGTCTCGCGGCCGGTGCCGACTGGAATGTCAGCTTCATCCCCTTCTCGCTGGGGCAGGCGCATGTCGAGGAGGGCCAGCCCAGCGTCTGGGAGAAGCCCGAGCAGGATTCCGGCATCCTCGCCCTACAGGCCGGCGTCGTGATCCGGGACGAATACCCCGACCTGTTCCCGGCGGCTCATCGCGCGTTGTTCGCGGCGCGCCACGACGAGGGCCGCCATCTCGAGGACCGCGCCGTGATCAGGGAGACGCTCACCGCCGTCGGGCTGCCCGCGGACGAGGTGCTCGCCCGGGTCGACGAGGGGGGGCTGGCCCGGGTCCAGGCCGAGCACGAGCGCTACGTCGCCTCCCACTCGGTCTGGGGCGTGCCCACCTTCATCGCCGACGACCAGGCGGTCTTCGTGCGGCTGATGAACCGGGCTCCGCTCGGTGCCGAGGCCGCACCGTCCGTTCGGGCGGTGGAACGCGTCGTCGACCAGCTCACCGGCTGGCCGGAGCTCAACGAGTTCAAGCACACCTCCATCCCCCGCTGA